From the Clostridium sp. Marseille-P299 genome, one window contains:
- a CDS encoding ethanolamine utilization microcompartment protein EutS: protein MQIDEKQRIIQEFVPGKQITLAHIIANPTEEIYQKLGLITENINAIGIMTITPSEGAIIAADVATKASDVRLGFIDRFSGALVVTGDVSSVEAAIKDVVSVLSNQLRFTPAAITRT, encoded by the coding sequence ATACAAATTGATGAAAAACAAAGAATCATACAGGAATTTGTACCTGGAAAGCAAATCACACTTGCTCATATCATAGCAAATCCAACCGAGGAAATTTACCAAAAACTTGGGTTAATCACTGAAAATATTAATGCCATTGGTATCATGACAATTACCCCAAGTGAAGGTGCCATTATTGCAGCAGATGTTGCAACGAAAGCGTCTGATGTTCGACTTGGGTTTATTGACAGATTCAGTGGCGCATTAGTAGTTACTGGAGACGTAAGTTCGGTAGAGGCTGCAATAAAAGACGTTGTATCGGTACTCTCGAATCAGCTTAGATTCACACCTGCTGCGATTACCAGGACGTAA
- a CDS encoding 1-propanol dehydrogenase PduQ, protein MNTFELKTKVVFGQEALKFLETLANKKIFIVTDPFMVKSGMIDSITKYLTKGSYQVFSDIVPDPPMELVVKGVGEVVAYKPDAVVALGGGSAIDAAKAIMHFSREIGNLNDMHFIAIPTTSGTGSEVTSFAVITDTEKGIKYPLVSDALIPDIAILEPNLVKSVPPPIVADTGMDVLTHALEAYVSTKATDFSDAFAEKAIALVFQYLLRSFESSEDMEAKEKMHNASLIAGISFNLASLGINHAIAHNIGGKLHIPHGRTNAILLPHVIEFNSNITGFTPKDYTKTAEKYAKIAKLIGVSGTTVRLSVKNLINEITKLMSRMNMPTKLTQCKVSSDDIQKEKKAIAEGALKDACILTNPRQATTSDILELIHKIS, encoded by the coding sequence ATGAATACGTTCGAATTGAAAACAAAAGTTGTATTTGGCCAGGAAGCTTTAAAATTTTTAGAGACGCTGGCGAATAAGAAAATTTTTATCGTAACTGATCCATTTATGGTAAAGTCTGGGATGATTGATTCGATCACAAAATATTTAACGAAAGGATCCTATCAGGTTTTTAGTGATATCGTTCCAGACCCGCCAATGGAATTAGTGGTAAAAGGAGTTGGCGAAGTTGTAGCATATAAGCCAGATGCAGTAGTAGCACTTGGTGGAGGTTCTGCAATTGATGCAGCAAAGGCGATAATGCATTTTTCTAGAGAAATTGGAAATTTAAATGATATGCATTTTATTGCAATTCCAACTACCAGTGGAACTGGTTCTGAGGTAACTTCCTTTGCGGTAATCACTGATACAGAAAAAGGAATAAAATACCCACTTGTATCGGATGCATTGATACCAGATATTGCAATCCTAGAACCAAATCTAGTGAAATCTGTACCACCGCCAATCGTTGCGGATACTGGTATGGATGTCTTAACCCATGCGCTTGAAGCGTATGTTTCTACAAAAGCAACAGATTTCTCAGATGCATTTGCTGAAAAAGCAATTGCACTTGTATTCCAGTATCTTTTACGATCCTTTGAAAGTAGTGAAGATATGGAAGCAAAAGAAAAGATGCATAATGCGTCTTTAATTGCAGGAATCTCGTTTAATCTTGCCTCACTTGGAATTAATCATGCCATTGCCCACAACATTGGAGGAAAACTTCATATTCCTCATGGTAGAACGAATGCAATATTACTTCCTCATGTCATTGAATTTAACAGTAATATTACTGGATTTACTCCAAAAGATTATACCAAGACCGCTGAGAAATATGCAAAGATTGCTAAGTTGATCGGGGTTTCTGGCACAACGGTACGGCTTAGTGTAAAAAATCTTATTAATGAGATTACAAAATTAATGAGTCGTATGAACATGCCAACGAAATTAACGCAATGTAAGGTATCTAGCGACGATATTCAAAAGGAAAAGAAAGCAATTGCAGAAGGTGCACTAAAAGATGCTTGTATTTTAACGAATCCAAGACAAGCTACAACATCAGATATTTTAGAACTCATTCATAAAATTTCGTAA
- a CDS encoding 2-hydroxyacid dehydrogenase — MKLVIIEPIGVQKETLLEMAEKALGNQVEIVAYDTKTTDTQELINRGKDADIIVVSNLPLNREVILGCENLKLLSVAFTGIDHIAMDACREKGVMVCNCAGYSTVAVADLVFGMLISLYRNIIPCDKVCREEGTKDGLIGFELEGKKFGIVGFGAIGSRVAKIAMAFGCEVYAYSRTKKEIPGVTFTDLDTLLENCDIVSLHTPLNESTKGLINKDRIAKMKSNAILINTARGPVVDSNALADALKEGKIAGAGIDVFEIEPPIKSDHPLFHAPNTIVTPHIAFASKEALVKRAVIVFENVRKWLENEPQNVM, encoded by the coding sequence ATGAAATTAGTTATAATAGAACCAATTGGAGTTCAAAAGGAAACATTATTAGAAATGGCAGAGAAGGCCCTAGGAAATCAGGTGGAAATCGTTGCTTATGATACAAAAACAACAGATACGCAAGAATTAATTAATCGAGGTAAAGATGCAGATATTATAGTAGTTTCTAATTTACCATTGAATAGAGAAGTAATTCTTGGATGTGAAAATTTAAAACTATTATCGGTTGCATTTACAGGTATTGATCATATAGCAATGGATGCCTGCAGAGAAAAAGGTGTAATGGTATGTAATTGTGCAGGATATTCCACAGTTGCTGTAGCGGATTTAGTATTTGGTATGTTAATTTCTCTTTACCGTAATATCATTCCTTGCGATAAGGTATGCAGAGAAGAAGGCACCAAAGATGGATTAATCGGTTTTGAATTAGAAGGTAAAAAATTTGGTATTGTAGGTTTTGGAGCGATCGGTTCTCGTGTTGCTAAAATAGCGATGGCATTTGGTTGCGAAGTTTATGCATATAGTAGAACAAAGAAAGAAATTCCAGGTGTTACATTTACTGATTTAGATACTTTATTAGAGAACTGTGACATTGTATCGTTACATACACCTTTAAACGAAAGTACAAAAGGTCTCATTAACAAAGATAGAATTGCTAAAATGAAATCAAATGCAATTTTAATTAACACAGCAAGAGGTCCAGTGGTAGATTCTAACGCCTTAGCGGATGCGTTAAAAGAAGGGAAAATTGCTGGAGCAGGTATCGATGTATTTGAAATTGAACCACCAATTAAGTCAGATCATCCATTATTTCACGCACCAAATACAATAGTAACTCCTCACATTGCATTTGCATCAAAAGAAGCGTTGGTAAAAAGAGCAGTAATTGTTTTTGAAAATGTTAGGAAATGGTTGGAAAATGAACCACAAAATGTAATGTAA